In a genomic window of Magnolia sinica isolate HGM2019 chromosome 16, MsV1, whole genome shotgun sequence:
- the LOC131228512 gene encoding probable inactive receptor kinase At1g27190, with product MRRGGNKRNNKKLMQEHHHLCFSFYTLIFLLNIILSYTAAPAAAATVVEDDVRCLKGIKANLTDPQNRLDWNFDNNTVGFICQFVGATCWNERENRLIDLRLPSMSLGGHIPEPLQYCRSITTLDLSDNSLTGTIPPRICDWLPYLVVLDLSSNDLSGPIPPDLVNCTFLNTLRLDSNRLSGTIPYQLSRLPRLKRLSVSNNQLSGSIPPFLSNFDPNDFLGNDGLCGRPLGSKCGGLRKTSLVIIIAAGIFGAVVSLVLGFGLWWWCFVRSSRDKKRRRRGAANESDYSWVERLRSHRFVQVSLFQKPLVKIKLADLMAATNGFDPDNIIASNRMGTTYRAVLADGSALAIKRLHAGCKLSEKQFCSEMNKLGQQLRHPNLVPLLGYCIAGDEKLLVYKHMPNGTLSSLLYVNSQPLDWPTRLKIGIGAARGLAWLHHGFQPPYLHENMSSNVIVLDEDYEARITDFGLARLMSSADSEGSTLINGDFGDFGYVAPEYSSTLVASLKGDSYGFGVVLLELATGQKPLDISSSAEEEGFKGNLVDWVNQLSSAGRIKDTIDKSLCGKGHDDEILEFLRVACGCVVSRPKDRSSMYQVYESLRSIGDSHDFSEQFDEFPLVYGKPDPDRQE from the coding sequence ATGAGGAGAGGTGGAAACAAGAGAAACAACAAGAAGCTTATGCAGGAGCATCATCATCTGTGTTTTAGCTTCTATACTCTCATATTTCTTCTCAACATCATACTTTCCTatacagcagcgcctgctgctgctgctactgttgtCGAGGACGACGTCCGATGTCTCAAAGGTATCAAAGCAAATCTAACTGATCCTCAAAACAGGCTAGACTGGAACTTCGACAACAACACCGTTGGCTTCATCTGCCAATTTGTTGGTGCCACCTGCTGGAATGAAAGGGAGAACCGTCTGATCGATCTTCGTCTCCCCAGTATGAGCCTCGGGGGCCACATCCCTGAACCCCTACAGTACTGCCGTAGCATCACCACCCTCGATCTCTCCGATAACTCCCTCACCGGCACCATCCCTCCACGCATCTGTGACTGGCTTCCCTACCTCGTCGTCCTCGATCTCTCTAGCAATGATCTGTCCGGCCCCATCCCTCCCGACCTCGTCAACTGCACCTTCCTTAACACCCTCCGCCTCGACAGCAACCGTCTTTCCGGTACCATCCCTTACCAGCTTTCCCGCCTCCCCCGCCTCAAGCGGCTATCTGTCTCCAATAACCAACTCTCTGGCTCCATCCCTCCCTTCCTCTCCAACTTCGACCCCAATGATTTCCTGGGCAACGACGGCCTCTGCGGCCGTCCGCTTGGATCCAAGTGCGGGGGCCTCCGCAAGACTAGCCTCGTCATCATCATCGCAGCCGGCATCTTTGGGGCCGTTGTTTCTTTGGTCTTAGGGTTTGGCCTCTGGTGGTGGTGCTTTGTCCGTTCGAGTCGTGACAAGAAGCGGCGTCGACGTGGAGCTGCGAATGAGAGTGATTACAGTTGGGTGGAGAGACTGAGGTCCCACAGGTTCGTTCAGGTCTCCTTGTTCCAGAAACCGCTTGTGAAGATCAAGCTGGCTGATCTGATGGCCGCCACAAATGGCTTTGATCCAGACAATATCATTGCCTCGAACAGGATGGGGACCACCTATCGTGCTGTCCTTGCTGACGGATCAGCCCTTGCGATCAAGCGGCTCCATGCCGGTTGCAAGCTCTCGGAGAAGCAGTTCTGCTCGGAGATGAATAAGCTAGGTCAGCAGCTGCGGCATCCCAATCTGGTGCCCCTTTTGGGTTACTGCATCGCAGGAGATGAGAAGCTCTTGGTATACAAGCACATGCCCAATGGCACCCTTTCATCCCTGCTCTACGTTAACAGTCAGCCATTGGATTGGCCTACCAGGCTGAAGATCGGTATTGGCGCGGCCAGGGGGCTCGCATGGCTACACCATGGCTTCCAACCGCCATACCTGCATGAGAACATGAGTTCGAATGTGATCGTCCTTGACGAGGACTACGAGGCACGGATCACAGATTTCGGTCTTGCAAGGCTCATGAGCTCTGCTGATTCAGAGGGGAGTACTCTCATCAATGGTGATTTTGGGGATTTTGGGTATGTCGCACCGGAGTACTCTAGCACTCTGGTCGCGTCACTGAAAGGGGATAGTTATGGGTTTGGTGTGGTTCTTCTGGAGTTGGCAACAGGACAGAAACCTCTTGATATCAGCAGCAGTGCAGAGGAAGAAGGATTCAAGGGCAATTTAGTAGACTGGGTCAATCAGCTTTCAAGCGCTGGTCGGATCAAGGACACCATTGATAAGTCGCTCTGTGGAAAGGGTCATGATGATGAGATTCTCGAGTTTCTTAGGGTTGCCTGTGGATGCGTGGTGTCGAGGCCGAAGGACCGGTCTTCTATGTATCAGGTTTATGAGTCATTGAGGTCCATTGGTGACAGCCACGATTTCTCGGAACAGTTTGATGAATTCCCGCTTGTTTATGGGAAACCTGATCCGGATCGTCAAGAATAA